One window of the Bacteroidota bacterium genome contains the following:
- a CDS encoding UvrD-helicase domain-containing protein yields the protein MSKTYLDELNPVQREAVECTEGPEMIIAGAGSGKTRVLTYRIAHLLQKGVDPFNVLALTFTNKAAKEMKERIAKIVGHSEAKNIWMGTFHSVFARMLRSEAEKIGYPTNFTIYDTDDAKSLIKTILKEQGLDDKIYKPGSVLSRISSAKNNLISAQSYLNNPQIQEEDRQAAKPKMGIIYEIYRNRCFKAGAMDFDDLLFNTNVLLRDFPAILHKYQHKFKYILVDEYQDTNFSQYLIVKQLAAAFRNICVVGDDAQSIYAFRGATIQNILNFEKDYPELRIFKLEQNYRSTKNIVGAANSVIAKNKDQLKKNVFTDNHEGDIIKVVRTESDNSEGNFVANSIFETKMNEQAHNRDFAILYRTNAQSRAMEEALRRQNIAYRIYGGLSFYQRKEIKDLLAYYRLTINNNDEEALKRIINYPARGIGDTTLDKIIVAANDHNISLWKVIENINEFDIGLNAGSKTKVDEFASMIKSFSAQLKTQNAYDLGQHIAIHSGILKDLYADKSPEGVSRHENIQELLNGMKEFTETELEIVMDETEKENQEEREKNQEATIKNQELERGLLFSETSLNDETQPELKPNSTLNIFMQDIALMTDADKKNETEEDKNKVVLMTIHAAKGLEFPYVYIVGLEENLFPSQMSLTDRADLEEERRLFYVAITRAEKRVTLTYSTSRYRWGNLIYSEPSRFIEELDSKYIQLPAENNGRMFGDEEYSTKPKLQTTGKPKETFVQRPVINKKLVKVNSASKNTSDFDTESLRGLQVGMQVQHDRFGSGKVVSMDGDFPNNKATIFFDGIGQKQLLIKFAKLRIVE from the coding sequence ATGTCAAAAACGTATTTAGATGAACTGAATCCGGTTCAAAGAGAGGCAGTTGAGTGTACCGAAGGGCCGGAAATGATTATTGCCGGAGCCGGTTCCGGGAAAACACGTGTTTTAACATACCGAATTGCTCATTTACTGCAAAAAGGAGTAGATCCTTTTAATGTTCTGGCACTCACCTTTACCAATAAGGCTGCCAAGGAAATGAAAGAGCGTATTGCCAAAATTGTAGGGCATTCAGAAGCAAAGAACATTTGGATGGGTACTTTTCACTCTGTTTTTGCTAGAATGTTGCGTAGCGAAGCCGAAAAAATAGGCTATCCCACCAATTTTACCATCTACGATACCGATGATGCGAAAAGTCTGATAAAGACGATTTTAAAAGAGCAAGGCTTGGATGATAAAATTTACAAACCGGGCAGCGTTTTATCCCGAATTTCATCTGCAAAAAACAATTTAATTTCGGCTCAATCCTATTTGAATAATCCTCAAATACAAGAGGAAGATCGCCAGGCAGCCAAGCCTAAAATGGGAATTATTTATGAAATTTATCGTAACCGCTGTTTTAAAGCAGGAGCAATGGATTTTGATGACTTGTTGTTTAATACCAATGTTTTATTACGTGATTTTCCCGCTATTCTTCATAAATACCAACATAAATTCAAGTATATCTTGGTGGATGAGTATCAGGATACCAATTTTTCACAATACTTAATTGTAAAACAACTAGCTGCCGCATTCCGAAACATCTGCGTGGTGGGCGATGATGCACAAAGTATCTATGCGTTTCGTGGTGCAACCATACAAAACATTTTAAACTTCGAAAAAGATTATCCCGAACTACGCATCTTTAAACTCGAACAAAACTATCGTTCAACAAAAAATATTGTTGGTGCTGCAAACTCAGTAATTGCAAAAAACAAAGATCAGCTGAAAAAGAATGTCTTCACAGACAATCATGAAGGGGATATCATCAAAGTTGTAAGAACAGAAAGCGACAATTCAGAAGGAAATTTTGTTGCCAATTCCATTTTCGAAACGAAAATGAATGAACAAGCTCACAATCGCGACTTTGCAATTTTATATCGGACCAATGCCCAATCGAGAGCGATGGAGGAAGCCTTGCGTAGACAAAATATTGCCTATCGCATTTATGGAGGTTTATCATTTTATCAGCGAAAAGAAATAAAAGATTTATTGGCCTACTACCGATTAACCATTAACAATAATGATGAAGAAGCCTTAAAACGCATCATCAATTATCCTGCTCGTGGTATTGGTGATACCACCCTTGATAAAATCATTGTTGCTGCCAACGACCATAACATTAGCTTATGGAAAGTAATCGAAAACATTAACGAATTTGATATCGGTTTAAATGCTGGCTCAAAAACAAAAGTGGATGAATTTGCCAGCATGATTAAAAGCTTTTCTGCACAATTGAAAACGCAAAATGCATACGACTTAGGTCAGCACATTGCTATCCATTCCGGAATTTTAAAAGACTTATACGCAGATAAATCTCCGGAAGGTGTTAGTCGTCATGAAAACATTCAGGAATTGTTAAACGGGATGAAGGAATTTACCGAAACAGAGCTTGAAATTGTGATGGACGAAACCGAAAAAGAAAATCAAGAAGAAAGAGAAAAGAATCAAGAAGCAACCATCAAAAACCAAGAACTTGAGCGAGGCTTGCTGTTTTCAGAAACTTCGCTGAACGATGAAACACAACCGGAACTTAAGCCAAATTCAACGTTAAACATCTTTATGCAGGATATCGCATTAATGACGGATGCGGACAAAAAAAATGAGACAGAAGAAGATAAAAACAAAGTTGTATTAATGACCATCCATGCTGCCAAAGGTTTGGAATTTCCATATGTATACATTGTTGGGTTAGAAGAAAATTTATTCCCATCACAAATGTCACTCACAGACAGAGCAGATTTAGAAGAAGAACGCAGATTGTTTTATGTTGCCATTACCCGAGCTGAAAAACGTGTAACCCTAACCTACTCAACCTCACGTTACCGATGGGGAAATTTAATTTACAGTGAACCAAGCCGATTCATTGAGGAACTGGATTCAAAATACATTCAATTGCCTGCTGAGAATAACGGCCGTATGTTTGGAGATGAAGAGTATTCGACAAAACCAAAACTACAGACCACCGGAAAACCGAAAGAAACATTTGTACAACGCCCTGTTATTAATAAAAAGCTGGTAAAGGTGAACAGCGCTTCAAAAAACACCAGCGATTTTGATACGGAGAGTTTACGTGGACTCCAAGTGGGAATGCAAGTACAACACGATCGCTTTGGAAGTGGGAAAGTGGTGAGCATGGATGGCGATTTCCCAAACAACAAAGCCACCATCTTTTTTGATGGAATCGGACAGAAACAATTATTAATCAAATTTGCAAAGTTAAGGATTGTGGAATAG
- a CDS encoding glutathione peroxidase, whose amino-acid sequence MKKLKYLLLKLLSPKGVSTRPKNTKMNANAKSFYDFKLKSIEGKEIDFSTYKGKKVLIVNTASECGYTPQYDELQQLHETHGNKITILGFPANNFGGQEPGTNSEIGAFCRKNFGVTFQLFEKVDVTNNELYSWLTDEKQNGWNTEAPKWNFCKYLINENGELVKYYSSAVNPMSDEIVKML is encoded by the coding sequence ATGAAAAAATTAAAATACCTCTTGCTTAAATTATTATCACCAAAAGGAGTTTCAACAAGACCCAAAAACACCAAGATGAATGCAAATGCAAAATCGTTTTATGATTTCAAATTAAAATCCATTGAAGGAAAAGAAATTGATTTTTCTACTTACAAAGGCAAAAAGGTTTTAATTGTCAACACCGCTTCCGAATGTGGTTATACACCTCAGTATGATGAATTACAACAGCTTCATGAAACACATGGTAACAAAATAACCATCTTAGGATTTCCAGCCAATAATTTTGGTGGACAAGAACCCGGAACGAATAGTGAAATAGGCGCTTTCTGTAGAAAAAACTTTGGCGTAACCTTTCAACTTTTTGAAAAAGTAGATGTAACAAATAATGAACTCTACAGCTGGTTAACAGATGAAAAACAAAACGGCTGGAATACAGAAGCTCCGAAATGGAACTTTTGCAAATACTTAATAAATGAAAACGGAGAATTGGTGAAATATTATTCTTCCGCTGTAAACCCTATGAGTGATGAAATTGTGAAGATGTTGTAA
- a CDS encoding acyl-CoA/acyl-ACP dehydrogenase — MELSLTSEQKLIQENIIGFAKKELNKDVIERDQQQQFPIDLWKKCAEQKLTGLPVDEKFGGAGLDPFTAIIALEALGYGSEDGGLNFSVCAHLLACVIPIWKYGNENQKNKYLPDLCNGNKIAVNAMTESESGSDVFNIKTTAKKKDNGFVINGTKTFCSNGPVADVVLVYALTDESKGYYGGITAFIVDKNAIGYKVGQQYEKMGLRTSGISELIFENVFVSEEDIVGGVGGGATVFNHSMEWERTGMAACHVGTMQKLLEKSIEYAQTRKSGGEVIGKKQAVSHRIATMKIQLEAARLLTYKSALGLEKNKENTIHAASAKLFVSEAYVAAAMSTMQIFGGNGYMTEYGIERIVRDALGSTVYSGTSDIQRNIISRLLGL, encoded by the coding sequence ATGGAACTTTCTTTAACATCGGAACAAAAATTAATTCAAGAAAACATTATTGGTTTTGCTAAAAAAGAGCTGAACAAAGATGTAATAGAACGCGATCAGCAACAACAGTTTCCCATTGATTTATGGAAAAAATGCGCAGAACAAAAGCTGACCGGACTTCCTGTTGATGAAAAATTTGGTGGTGCAGGATTGGATCCTTTTACCGCGATCATCGCATTGGAAGCATTAGGCTATGGGTCGGAAGACGGAGGATTGAATTTCTCCGTTTGTGCTCATTTATTGGCGTGTGTAATTCCAATCTGGAAATATGGCAACGAAAACCAAAAGAATAAATACCTTCCCGATTTATGCAATGGAAATAAAATTGCTGTAAATGCAATGACAGAAAGTGAATCCGGGTCAGATGTTTTTAATATTAAAACAACAGCTAAAAAGAAAGATAATGGTTTTGTTATCAATGGAACAAAAACGTTTTGTTCCAATGGTCCAGTTGCAGACGTTGTATTGGTGTATGCACTAACCGATGAGAGTAAAGGCTATTATGGCGGTATTACAGCTTTTATCGTTGATAAAAATGCAATAGGATATAAAGTTGGTCAGCAATACGAAAAAATGGGATTGCGTACTTCTGGAATTTCTGAATTGATATTTGAAAATGTATTTGTAAGTGAAGAAGATATTGTTGGTGGCGTTGGTGGTGGTGCAACCGTTTTTAATCATTCAATGGAATGGGAACGAACTGGAATGGCTGCTTGTCATGTCGGGACCATGCAAAAATTGTTGGAGAAATCCATCGAATATGCGCAAACCCGAAAATCAGGAGGTGAAGTAATTGGTAAAAAACAAGCAGTATCACACCGTATCGCAACAATGAAAATTCAGTTAGAAGCCGCTCGCTTGCTTACATACAAATCGGCTCTTGGTTTGGAAAAGAATAAAGAGAATACGATTCATGCAGCTTCAGCCAAGCTATTTGTGAGTGAAGCCTATGTTGCTGCAGCTATGAGCACCATGCAGATTTTTGGAGGAAATGGGTATATGACAGAATACGGTATCGAACGAATTGTTCGGGATGCACTGGGAAGTACGGTTTATTCTGGGACATCCGACATACAGAGAAATATTATTTCCCGTTTGCTTGGACTCTGA
- a CDS encoding acyl carrier protein, whose translation MSADINEIKETVKTFVKMRFLKNAEDKELTYSTTLISGGLIDSILTMQLVVFLEQTYHFEFQAHEVDKDNLDTIDIISAFVVKKLNG comes from the coding sequence ATGAGTGCAGACATTAACGAAATAAAAGAAACAGTAAAAACGTTTGTGAAAATGCGTTTTCTGAAGAATGCTGAAGACAAAGAATTAACGTATTCTACAACTTTAATCAGTGGTGGATTGATTGATTCTATTTTAACCATGCAATTGGTTGTGTTTTTGGAACAAACCTATCATTTCGAGTTTCAAGCACACGAGGTGGATAAAGATAATTTGGATACCATTGATATCATTTCTGCTTTTGTTGTTAAAAAGCTGAATGGATAA
- a CDS encoding sulfotransferase gives MVEPANKQLHFIIGIGRSGTTILNKILNSHPFIHSLPEANFLLFFLNDYKHVTRFTKENIELMFQQIKIFSLSHPLVGWELDFDAAKQKLIDLVSTKEVSYATLCKTIYSEIKVTGKDKSDAIMLIDKNPAFTLSVKQLEKHFPEAKFILLVRDYRANVLSRKQNAYLKSPRVPYNATRWRVFNVIAYRFYKQHPNKVLLLRYEDLVSDYDASMKKVFAFLNVKEEDMKETDLSKVDVAKMEIAEEHKKYFKKKYDDLSKPINTSRVNAWQTELSKEEIVECDAICAGFAKVYGYEEFAPVSFFKKVSILFKYLFIIIPSYLDIKKDQLLYHVSAKMKMNALIKRHESLGFIKSDSSKEKA, from the coding sequence GTGGTCGAACCAGCGAACAAACAATTGCATTTTATTATTGGCATCGGCCGTTCAGGAACCACTATTCTGAATAAGATTTTAAATTCTCATCCTTTTATTCATAGTTTGCCGGAAGCAAATTTTCTTCTTTTTTTTCTGAACGATTACAAGCACGTAACCCGTTTTACAAAAGAGAACATTGAGTTAATGTTTCAACAAATTAAAATCTTTTCATTGTCGCATCCACTTGTAGGATGGGAGTTGGATTTCGATGCTGCCAAACAAAAATTAATTGATCTCGTTTCCACGAAAGAGGTTTCATATGCAACACTTTGTAAAACCATTTATTCCGAGATTAAGGTAACCGGAAAAGATAAATCGGATGCAATCATGCTGATTGATAAAAACCCGGCATTTACATTGTCTGTTAAGCAACTTGAGAAACATTTTCCCGAAGCAAAATTTATTTTATTGGTGAGAGATTATCGTGCAAACGTTTTGTCACGTAAACAAAACGCATATTTAAAATCTCCTCGAGTACCTTATAATGCTACCCGTTGGAGAGTGTTTAATGTGATTGCTTACAGGTTTTATAAACAGCATCCGAATAAAGTGCTGCTGTTGCGGTACGAAGATTTGGTGAGCGATTATGATGCTTCCATGAAAAAAGTGTTTGCATTTTTAAACGTGAAAGAAGAAGACATGAAGGAAACGGATTTGTCGAAGGTAGATGTTGCTAAAATGGAAATTGCGGAAGAGCATAAAAAGTACTTTAAAAAGAAGTACGATGATTTAAGTAAACCCATCAATACAAGTAGGGTGAATGCTTGGCAAACAGAATTGAGTAAAGAGGAAATTGTTGAGTGTGATGCTATTTGTGCCGGTTTTGCAAAGGTATACGGCTATGAAGAATTTGCTCCGGTTTCGTTTTTTAAAAAGGTGAGCATTCTCTTTAAATATTTATTTATAATTATCCCTTCTTATTTAGATATAAAAAAAGATCAGCTACTTTATCATGTTTCTGCAAAAATGAAAATGAATGCATTGATTAAACGACATGAAAGTTTAGGTTTTATTAAATCCGATTCCTCGAAGGAGAAGGCCTGA
- a CDS encoding sulfotransferase has protein sequence MTEVNPHSFSPKIAFIVGMGRSGTTLLTNMLNSNPEIIASPENEFVIHSYSPFIKKNFNDPAVVDSFIDLFNQNFNRVISIWKPLPELKTDIEHATDKSFANVCKLAYLNYPFSQKNKSNVQWVIDKNPSYSLHIDVLNEIFPQSKYIIIVRDYRDNIISRRKYSDQNVPIHKLAADWNYYYERIFLSLAKNNIPFHLIRYEDLAGQPTESLKSLCTYLGVAYSDEMLNFQELSKEMKKHAVENISKEKNEKIQRMHSNLDKKVNTERVNAFVNELNADEISLLDYACEKLAARFGYEKHLPTQAPSLSNKLYYRYCYLKTSVWGILIKIKYRLPVAFRPSPSRNRI, from the coding sequence ATGACCGAAGTAAATCCTCATTCTTTTTCACCCAAAATTGCCTTTATTGTTGGCATGGGACGTTCTGGGACGACTTTACTCACCAATATGCTCAATTCCAATCCTGAAATTATAGCAAGCCCTGAGAACGAATTTGTCATTCACTCTTATAGTCCTTTCATCAAAAAGAATTTTAATGACCCAGCAGTAGTTGACTCTTTTATTGATTTATTTAATCAAAATTTCAACAGGGTCATCAGCATCTGGAAACCGCTTCCTGAGCTCAAAACAGACATCGAACACGCTACCGACAAAAGTTTTGCAAATGTGTGTAAATTGGCCTATTTGAATTATCCGTTTTCACAGAAAAACAAATCAAATGTTCAGTGGGTGATTGACAAAAACCCTTCTTATTCCTTACACATTGATGTTTTGAATGAAATCTTCCCGCAATCGAAATACATCATCATTGTGAGAGATTACCGCGACAACATCATTTCAAGAAGAAAATATTCAGACCAAAACGTACCGATTCATAAGCTTGCTGCCGATTGGAATTACTATTACGAACGAATTTTTTTAAGTTTAGCAAAAAACAATATTCCCTTTCATTTAATCAGATATGAAGATTTGGCAGGACAACCTACCGAGTCCTTAAAATCGCTTTGCACCTATCTAGGTGTAGCTTATTCAGATGAGATGCTCAATTTTCAAGAGCTTTCAAAAGAAATGAAAAAACATGCCGTAGAGAATATTTCAAAAGAGAAGAATGAAAAAATTCAGCGAATGCATTCAAATCTCGATAAAAAAGTCAACACAGAACGTGTCAATGCCTTTGTTAATGAATTAAATGCAGATGAAATTTCGCTCTTGGATTATGCTTGTGAAAAACTAGCAGCTCGATTTGGTTATGAGAAGCACCTTCCTACACAAGCTCCTTCGCTCTCAAACAAACTTTACTATCGTTACTGTTATTTAAAAACGTCCGTTTGGGGAATTCTCATTAAAATAAAATACAGGCTCCCTGTGGCTTTCAGGCCTTCTCCTTCGAGGAATCGGATTTAA
- a CDS encoding T9SS type A sorting domain-containing protein translates to MKKLLLSIFTFVATFATAQTTVIDSIISGGIYRNYRIYIPAAYTGTTPRPMVFDLHGYTSSAIAEQAYSNFMPIADTANVIFVYPNGTRDGSGQPFWNAGFGVAMDDIGFISNLIDTLLIQYNIDANCVYSCGMSNGGYMSHTLACELNSKIAAVASVTGSMSTLQLATCTPNRPVPVMQISGDADGTVVYTGSAGSMGIDALVDYWVTNNNCTSTPVFTNVPNTSLTDGCTAEHYVYNGGDLGSTVEKYKIIGGGHTWPGSPFTIGVTNQDFKASEKIWLFFRKYKLNQFVGMNELKGTEQFNLFPNPATNTVTIEGDNISSILIYDVNGKLILESTQKQIDVSALAKGVYSVVVISDKNRSVKKLVKM, encoded by the coding sequence ATGAAAAAACTACTACTCTCCATCTTCACCTTTGTTGCAACATTCGCAACTGCTCAAACAACAGTAATTGACAGCATTATTTCCGGTGGAATTTATCGTAATTATAGAATTTATATCCCCGCAGCCTATACAGGAACGACCCCACGTCCAATGGTGTTCGATTTACACGGCTATACGTCCAGTGCAATTGCTGAACAAGCCTATTCCAATTTTATGCCCATTGCTGATACAGCAAATGTAATTTTTGTTTACCCAAATGGTACACGAGATGGCAGTGGACAACCATTTTGGAATGCCGGATTTGGCGTAGCGATGGATGATATCGGATTTATTTCAAACTTAATTGATACCTTATTGATACAATACAATATTGATGCGAATTGTGTGTATTCCTGCGGGATGAGTAATGGTGGATATATGAGTCATACATTGGCTTGTGAGTTGAATTCTAAAATTGCTGCCGTTGCTTCTGTTACCGGAAGTATGTCAACGCTACAGCTTGCTACTTGTACACCGAATCGCCCTGTGCCGGTCATGCAAATTTCAGGTGATGCGGACGGAACGGTTGTTTATACCGGCAGTGCAGGTTCTATGGGAATTGATGCCTTGGTCGATTATTGGGTAACAAACAATAATTGTACTTCTACTCCTGTTTTTACGAATGTGCCCAATACGAGTTTAACGGATGGATGTACCGCAGAACATTATGTTTATAATGGAGGCGACTTGGGTTCTACGGTTGAGAAATATAAAATTATTGGTGGCGGTCATACATGGCCGGGTTCTCCTTTTACAATTGGGGTTACCAATCAAGATTTTAAAGCATCTGAAAAAATTTGGTTGTTTTTTAGAAAATATAAATTGAACCAATTTGTTGGAATGAATGAATTGAAAGGTACTGAGCAGTTTAACCTTTTCCCAAATCCCGCTACAAATACTGTTACGATTGAAGGAGACAATATTTCTTCAATATTAATTTACGATGTAAATGGGAAACTGATTTTAGAATCAACACAAAAACAAATAGATGTTTCTGCTTTAGCAAAAGGAGTTTATTCAGTGGTTGTGATTTCTGACAAAAATAGAAGCGTAAAAAAATTGGTGAAGATGTAA
- a CDS encoding amino acid adenylation domain-containing protein → MDKIGKLYQLLEKSAELFPKNTAIVFGGLQISYHQLNSVANQIKQTLLTIGVKEGDRVAISAPKSIEFVASIFGVLKTGGAYLPVDYSAPIERNKFIIQNCEVAALIIHKDIFARFENEFDLVETIGNDLIIAKNKIANLKKSPEDLAYVLYTSGSTGLPKGVMYSNAAALEFVNWSSNTFHPTDTDCFSSHAPFHFDLSIFDVFVSIKHGATLVLIKEDIGKQPLLLAQLIAEQKISIWYSTPSILNMLAEYGKLEKYDFSALRIVLFAGEVFPFIKFNSLKSKIPTPEYFNLYGPTETNVCTYYHLPTRMETTIPIGKVCEHYQSVILDGELLIAGSGIMLGYWNPDGKNPFWNDSNGKLWYKTGDLVEVNGDGNYIFKGRRDRMVKRNGYRIELDEIETVLDKHPNISKSAVVGFVNSDEQMLISAVVLLKNEDERSVIKMKEYCMNHLPSYMVPNDFIFVEELPYTSSHKVDYQQLKRLV, encoded by the coding sequence ATGGATAAGATAGGTAAGCTATATCAACTTCTCGAAAAATCGGCTGAATTATTCCCGAAAAATACAGCTATTGTGTTTGGTGGATTACAAATTTCTTATCATCAATTAAATTCTGTAGCCAACCAAATTAAACAAACACTTCTTACTATAGGCGTGAAAGAAGGCGACCGTGTAGCTATTTCTGCGCCTAAATCCATTGAATTTGTTGCTTCCATATTCGGTGTTTTAAAAACCGGTGGTGCCTATTTGCCGGTAGATTATTCAGCTCCCATCGAGCGTAATAAATTTATTATTCAAAATTGTGAAGTTGCAGCACTTATCATCCATAAAGATATTTTTGCTCGTTTTGAAAATGAATTTGATCTTGTGGAGACGATTGGAAACGATTTGATTATTGCAAAAAATAAAATCGCCAATCTGAAAAAATCTCCGGAAGATTTAGCATATGTTTTATATACCTCTGGTTCTACTGGTCTTCCTAAAGGTGTGATGTATTCAAATGCGGCAGCACTTGAATTTGTAAACTGGAGTTCGAATACATTTCATCCTACGGACACGGATTGTTTTTCATCTCATGCTCCTTTTCATTTTGATCTTTCGATATTCGATGTATTTGTTTCCATCAAACATGGAGCAACATTAGTGCTAATAAAAGAAGACATTGGGAAACAACCACTCCTGCTTGCTCAATTGATTGCGGAGCAAAAAATCAGTATCTGGTATTCTACACCTTCCATTTTAAACATGTTGGCGGAATATGGTAAGCTAGAAAAATATGATTTCAGTGCCCTAAGAATTGTATTGTTTGCCGGAGAAGTATTCCCTTTCATAAAATTTAATAGCCTTAAAAGTAAAATTCCTACTCCTGAATATTTTAACCTGTATGGGCCTACAGAAACAAATGTTTGTACCTATTACCATTTACCAACTAGGATGGAGACAACTATTCCCATCGGTAAAGTGTGTGAGCATTATCAAAGTGTTATTTTGGATGGTGAGCTACTAATAGCTGGTTCAGGTATTATGTTAGGCTATTGGAATCCGGATGGTAAAAATCCGTTTTGGAATGATTCTAATGGTAAATTGTGGTATAAAACAGGAGATTTGGTGGAAGTTAATGGAGATGGTAACTATATTTTTAAAGGTCGCAGAGATCGGATGGTTAAACGGAATGGTTATCGAATTGAGTTGGATGAAATAGAAACGGTATTGGATAAACATCCCAATATCAGCAAAAGTGCAGTTGTAGGTTTTGTAAACTCAGATGAACAAATGTTAATTTCAGCTGTTGTTCTATTAAAAAATGAGGATGAAAGATCTGTCATAAAAATGAAAGAATATTGTATGAATCACCTACCTTCGTATATGGTTCCGAACGACTTTATTTTTGTTGAGGAATTGCCATACACATCCAGTCACAAGGTGGATTATCAACAACTAAAACGACTCGTTTAA